Proteins encoded in a region of the Streptomyces sp. NBC_00258 genome:
- a CDS encoding ATP-dependent Clp protease ATP-binding subunit produces MFERFTDRARRVVVLAQEEARMLNHNYIGTEHILLGLIHEGEGVAAKALESLGISLEAVRQQVEEIIGQGQQAPSGHIPFTPRAKKVLELSLREALQLGHNYIGTEHILLGLIREGEGVAAQVLVKLGADLNRVRQQVIQLLSGYQGKETAGASGGPAEGTPSTSLVLDQFGRNLTQAARESKLDPVIGREKEIERVMQVLSRRTKNNPVLIGEPGVGKTAVVEGLAQAIVKGEVPETLKDKHLYTLDLGALVAGSRYRGDFEERLKKVLKEIRTRGDIILFIDELHTLVGAGAAEGAIDAASILKPMLARGELQTIGATTLDEYRKHLEKDAALERRFQPIQVAEPSLPHTIEILKGLRDRYEAHHRVSITDEALVQAATLADRYISDRFLPDKAIDLIDEAGSRMRIRRMTAPPDLREFDEKIAGVRRDKESAIDSQDFEKAASLRDKEKQLLAAKAKREKEWKAGDMDVVAEVDGELIAEVLATATGIPVFKLTEEESSRLLRMEDELHKRVIGQVDAVKALSKAIRRTRAGLKDPKRPGGSFIFAGPSGVGKTELSKALAEFLFGDEDALISLDMSEFSEKHTVSRLFGSPPGYVGYEEGGQLTEKVRRKPFSVVLFDEVEKAHPDIFNSLLQILEDGRLTDSQGRVVDFKNTVIIMTTNLGTRDISKGFNLGFAASGDKKTNYERMKNKVSDELKQHFRPEFLNRVDDVVVFPQLTQDDILTIVDLMIGKVDERLKDRDMGIELSQSAKELLAKKGYDPVLGARPLRRTIQREVEDSLSEKILFGELRPGHIVVVDTEGEGEAKTFTFRGEEKSALPDVPPIEQAAGGAGPNLSKEA; encoded by the coding sequence ATGTTCGAGAGGTTCACCGACCGCGCGCGGCGGGTTGTCGTCCTGGCTCAGGAAGAAGCCCGGATGCTCAACCACAACTACATCGGCACCGAGCACATCCTCCTGGGCCTGATCCACGAGGGTGAGGGTGTCGCCGCTAAGGCCCTGGAGAGCCTCGGGATTTCGCTCGAGGCGGTCCGCCAGCAGGTGGAGGAGATCATCGGCCAGGGCCAGCAGGCCCCGTCCGGGCACATCCCCTTCACCCCCCGTGCCAAGAAGGTCCTGGAGCTGTCGCTCCGCGAGGCCCTTCAGCTGGGCCACAACTACATCGGCACGGAGCACATCCTGCTCGGCCTGATCCGCGAGGGCGAGGGCGTCGCCGCCCAGGTCCTCGTCAAGCTGGGCGCAGATCTCAACCGGGTGCGGCAGCAGGTCATCCAGCTGCTCTCCGGTTACCAGGGCAAGGAGACCGCCGGCGCCAGTGGCGGTCCTGCCGAGGGCACCCCCTCGACGTCCCTGGTCCTCGACCAGTTCGGCCGGAACCTCACCCAGGCCGCTCGTGAGTCCAAGCTCGACCCGGTCATCGGGCGCGAGAAGGAGATCGAGCGGGTCATGCAGGTGCTGTCCCGTCGTACGAAGAACAACCCGGTCCTGATCGGTGAGCCCGGCGTCGGCAAGACCGCCGTCGTCGAAGGTCTCGCGCAGGCCATCGTCAAGGGCGAGGTGCCCGAGACCCTCAAGGACAAGCACCTCTACACCCTGGACCTCGGCGCCCTGGTCGCCGGCTCCCGCTACCGCGGTGACTTCGAGGAGCGCCTGAAGAAGGTCCTCAAGGAGATCCGCACCCGCGGCGACATCATCCTGTTCATCGACGAGCTGCACACGCTGGTCGGTGCGGGTGCCGCCGAGGGCGCCATCGACGCCGCGAGCATCCTGAAGCCGATGCTGGCCCGTGGCGAGCTGCAGACGATCGGTGCGACGACGCTCGACGAGTACCGCAAGCACCTGGAGAAGGACGCCGCGCTGGAGCGCCGCTTCCAGCCCATCCAGGTCGCGGAGCCGTCGCTGCCGCACACCATCGAGATCCTCAAGGGTCTGCGCGACCGCTACGAGGCGCACCACCGCGTGTCCATCACGGACGAGGCCCTGGTGCAGGCGGCGACGCTCGCCGACCGGTACATCTCGGACCGCTTCCTGCCGGACAAGGCGATCGACCTGATCGACGAGGCCGGCTCCCGGATGCGTATCCGCCGGATGACCGCGCCGCCGGACCTCCGCGAGTTCGACGAGAAGATCGCCGGCGTCCGCCGTGACAAGGAGTCCGCGATCGACTCGCAGGACTTCGAGAAGGCCGCCTCGCTGCGCGACAAGGAGAAGCAGCTCCTCGCCGCGAAGGCCAAGCGGGAGAAGGAGTGGAAGGCCGGCGACATGGACGTCGTCGCCGAGGTCGACGGCGAGCTGATCGCCGAGGTCCTCGCGACCGCCACCGGCATCCCGGTCTTCAAGCTGACCGAGGAGGAGTCCTCGCGTCTGCTGCGCATGGAGGACGAGCTCCACAAGCGGGTCATCGGCCAGGTGGACGCCGTCAAGGCGCTCTCCAAGGCGATCCGTCGTACGCGCGCCGGTCTGAAGGACCCGAAGCGTCCGGGTGGTTCGTTCATCTTCGCCGGTCCGTCCGGTGTCGGTAAGACCGAGCTGTCCAAGGCGCTCGCCGAGTTCCTCTTCGGTGACGAGGACGCGCTGATCTCCCTCGACATGTCGGAGTTCAGCGAGAAGCACACGGTCTCGCGTCTCTTCGGTTCGCCTCCCGGTTACGTGGGCTACGAAGAGGGCGGCCAGCTGACCGAGAAGGTCCGCCGCAAGCCGTTCTCCGTCGTCCTCTTCGACGAGGTCGAGAAGGCCCACCCGGACATCTTCAACTCGCTGCTGCAGATCCTGGAGGACGGTCGACTGACCGACTCCCAGGGCCGGGTCGTGGACTTCAAGAACACGGTCATCATCATGACGACCAACCTCGGCACCCGGGACATCTCCAAGGGCTTCAACCTGGGCTTCGCGGCCTCGGGCGACAAGAAGACCAACTACGAGCGCATGAAGAACAAGGTCTCGGACGAGCTGAAGCAGCACTTCCGGCCCGAGTTCCTCAACCGCGTCGACGACGTGGTCGTCTTCCCGCAGCTGACCCAGGACGACATCCTCACGATCGTCGACCTGATGATCGGCAAGGTCGACGAGCGCCTCAAGGACCGGGACATGGGCATCGAGCTCTCCCAGTCCGCGAAGGAGCTGCTGGCGAAGAAGGGTTACGACCCGGTGCTCGGCGCGCGTCCGCTGCGGCGCACGATCCAGCGCGAGGTCGAGGACTCCCTGTCGGAGAAGATCCTCTTCGGCGAGCTGCGTCCCGGCCACATCGTGGTCGTCGACACGGAGGGCGAGGGCGAGGCCAAGACCTTCACCTTCCGCGGCGAGGAGAAGTCCGCGCTGCCGGACGTCCCGCCGATCGAGCAGGCGGCCGGCGGCGCCGGTCCCAACCTGAGCAAGGAGGCGTGA
- a CDS encoding HAD family acid phosphatase codes for MTGRSWQRLIGVTAAATAVTAALAIPATAATPAAATTAATTVATAASAATAEDVDYDTWQKDCRAVMAEALPHLKERIADASAGEKQAIVFDIDNTTLETDFGFSYPSPANAPVLDVAKYAQDHGVALFFVTARPDIIKPVTDYNLKHASYKVSGLYVRNFIDLFRDVAEYKTAQRTAIEAKGYTIIANIGNSATDLSGGHAEKTYKLPDYDGQLS; via the coding sequence ATGACAGGAAGAAGCTGGCAGCGCCTCATAGGCGTGACCGCCGCCGCCACCGCCGTGACCGCGGCCCTGGCGATCCCTGCCACCGCCGCGACCCCGGCCGCGGCGACCACCGCGGCCACCACCGTCGCGACCGCCGCCTCTGCCGCCACCGCGGAGGACGTGGACTACGACACCTGGCAGAAGGACTGCCGGGCCGTCATGGCCGAGGCGCTGCCCCACCTGAAGGAACGTATCGCCGACGCGTCCGCCGGTGAGAAGCAGGCCATCGTCTTCGACATCGACAACACCACGCTGGAGACCGACTTCGGCTTCAGCTACCCGTCGCCGGCCAACGCGCCCGTCCTCGACGTCGCCAAGTATGCCCAGGACCACGGCGTCGCCCTGTTCTTCGTCACGGCCCGCCCGGACATCATCAAGCCGGTGACGGACTACAACCTCAAGCACGCCAGCTACAAGGTCTCGGGCCTGTACGTACGCAACTTCATCGACCTGTTCAGGGACGTGGCCGAGTACAAGACGGCCCAGCGCACGGCCATCGAGGCCAAGGGCTACACGATCATCGCGAACATCGGCAACAGCGCCACCGACCTGTCGGGCGGGCACGCCGAGAAGACGTACAAGCTGCCGGACTACGACGGCCAGCTGTCGTAA